One window of Camelina sativa cultivar DH55 chromosome 4, Cs, whole genome shotgun sequence genomic DNA carries:
- the LOC104792778 gene encoding CASP-like protein 4D2 — MAPPPPSPPPVSLKVLFLLLRVLTGVFLVIALIILSTNSVTIVSQGSAFKFHFKDVYAYRYMLSAAAIGLVYAVVQLFFTISLFATGIKDPFNYQLDFYGDKVISYLLATGSAAGFGVSKDLKDTFLALVALDSTDPVDTFFSRGYASASLLLFAFICLAVLSVFSSLAVGKQIS, encoded by the exons ATGGCACCCCCACCTCCGTCGCCACCACCTGTTTCGTTGAAGGTATTATTCCTTCTTCTTAGGGTTTTAACAGGGGTTTTCCTTGTTATAGCGCTCATCATCCTCAGCACCAACAGTGTCACCATTGTATCTCAAGGAAGCGCATTTAAATTTCATTTCAAAGATGTTTATGCCTATAG ATACATGCTTTCAGCTGCCGCCATCGGACTAGTTTACGCTGTCGTACAACTGTTCTTCACAATCTCCCTATTTGCCACCGGAATCAAAGACCCTTTTAATTATCAACTCGATTTTTACGGTGACaag GTTATATCGTATCTACTGGCGACGGGTTCAGCAGCTGGATTTGGAGTGAGCAAAGATTTGAAAGACACATTTCTAGCATTGGTCGCATTGGATTCGACTGATCCTGTGGACACGTTCTTTAGCAGAGGCTACGCATCGGccagtcttcttctctttgctttCATTTGCCTCGCTGTTTTATCTGTTTTCTCATCCCTCGCCGTTGGCAAacaaatttcttaa
- the LOC104782409 gene encoding cationic amino acid transporter 2, vacuolar-like isoform X1, translated as MALCSGLMGALLPQPRILMAMARDGLLPCIFSHVNRRTQVPVKATVATGLCAATLSFFRDVSQLAGMQVSVGTLLAFTMVAVSVLILRYVPPDELPIPSSLQERIDSVSFLRGEKKSSGHAGTSNSSQQPLIVKSDASVDFPVIKNQEVLGCWVSEENRRMAAGWSIFRRDFFVY; from the exons ATGGCTCTATGCTCAGGTTTAATGGGTGCCCTTCTCCCTCAG CCACGAATTCTGATGGCAATGGCTAGGGATGGCCTGCTACCTTGTATTTTTTCACACGTTAATAGACGCACACAGGTTCCGGTTAAAGCAACCGTGGCAACTGGGTTGTGTGCTGCAACCTTATCGTTCTTTAGGGATGTGTCGCAGCTTGCAGGGATG CAGGTGAGTGTTGGGACACTTCTGGCATTTACAATGGTGGCGGTATCAGTGTTGATACTCAGATATGTTCCTCCAGATGAGCTACCTATTCCGTCATCTCTTCAAGAGAGGATTGATTCTGTTTCCTTCTTACGTGGTGAAAAGAAGTCATCCGGTCATGCAGGCACTTCCAATAGCAGCCAACAACCTCTAATTGTCAAAAGTGATGCGTCGGTCGATTTCCCGGttatcaagaatcaagaagttCTAGGGTGTT GGGTCAGCGAAGAAAACAGAAGGATGGCCGCTGGATGGAGCATTTTTCGAcgtgatttttttgtttattga
- the LOC104782409 gene encoding cationic amino acid transporter 2, vacuolar-like isoform X2: MALCSGLMGALLPQPRILMAMARDGLLPCIFSHVNRRTQVPVKATVATGLCAATLSFFRDVSQLAGMVSVGTLLAFTMVAVSVLILRYVPPDELPIPSSLQERIDSVSFLRGEKKSSGHAGTSNSSQQPLIVKSDASVDFPVIKNQEVLGCWVSEENRRMAAGWSIFRRDFFVY, translated from the exons ATGGCTCTATGCTCAGGTTTAATGGGTGCCCTTCTCCCTCAG CCACGAATTCTGATGGCAATGGCTAGGGATGGCCTGCTACCTTGTATTTTTTCACACGTTAATAGACGCACACAGGTTCCGGTTAAAGCAACCGTGGCAACTGGGTTGTGTGCTGCAACCTTATCGTTCTTTAGGGATGTGTCGCAGCTTGCAGGGATG GTGAGTGTTGGGACACTTCTGGCATTTACAATGGTGGCGGTATCAGTGTTGATACTCAGATATGTTCCTCCAGATGAGCTACCTATTCCGTCATCTCTTCAAGAGAGGATTGATTCTGTTTCCTTCTTACGTGGTGAAAAGAAGTCATCCGGTCATGCAGGCACTTCCAATAGCAGCCAACAACCTCTAATTGTCAAAAGTGATGCGTCGGTCGATTTCCCGGttatcaagaatcaagaagttCTAGGGTGTT GGGTCAGCGAAGAAAACAGAAGGATGGCCGCTGGATGGAGCATTTTTCGAcgtgatttttttgtttattga
- the LOC109125091 gene encoding RING finger protein 11-like, whose protein sequence is MTHGVDVSYEAVEDFSSCFLAIGVFSVLFFCVFLAIVRRLSPDEDDIEAGPSASFASEDEDEFAASEDDRDRDRGEEEEEEEEEDKDDNASTEALYGSSREHSEDELEVLELPLPLVPILPQDFPFPYNRECGICFGEFVPEDPLANIPCQHAFHLACLSDLVRCPLCRR, encoded by the coding sequence ATGACCCACGGGGTAGACGTATCTTACGAGGCCGTTGAAGACTTTTCGTCTTGCTTTCTTGCGATCGGTGTTTTTTCCGTTCTCTTCTTCTGTGTCTTTCTTGCGATCGTCAGAAGACTGTCTCCcgatgaagatgatattgaAGCTGGTCCTTCTGCTTCGTTTGCTTCTGAAGACGAAGACGAGTTTGCTGCTTCTGAAGACGACCGAGACAGagacagaggagaagaagaagaagaagaagaagaagaagacaaagacgaCAATGCTTCTACGGAGGCTCTCTACGGATCTTCACGGGAGCATTCTGAAGACGAACTCGAAGTTCTTGaactcccacttcctcttgtcCCAATACTTCCCCAAGACTTCCCATTCCCATACAATAGGGAATGTGGGATTTGTTTTGGGGAATTCGTCCCCGAAGATCCTCTAGCCAACATCCCTTGCCAGCATGCGTTTCACCTGGCGTGTCTGAGCGATTTGGTTAGATGTCCCTTGTGTAGACGCTGA
- the LOC104782412 gene encoding geranylgeranyl transferase type-1 subunit beta, producing the protein MSETAVSIDWDRSKSEDEDDDEEEEEYSSPVQSFPGPPPPPSANFEKDRHLVYLEMMYELLPYHYQSQEINRLTLAHFIISGLHFLGARDRVDKDVVAKWVLSFQALPSNRVSLKDGEFYGFFGSRSSQFPIDENGDCLTHNSSHLASTYCALAILKVTGHDLSTIDSELLLLSMKNLQQDDGSFMPIHIGGETDLRFVYCAAAICYMLDNWSGMDKEKAKNYILNCQSYDGGFGLIPGSESHGGATYCAIASLRLMGFIGVDLLSNDSSSSVINPSLLLNWCLQRQANDGGFQGRTNKPSDTCYAFWIGAVLKLIGGDALIDKIALRKFLLSCQSKYGGFSKFPGQLPDLYHSYYGYTAFSLLEEQSLSPLCPELGLPLLAASGI; encoded by the exons ATGTCAGAGACCGCCGTATCAATCGATTGGGATCGATCTAAGTCggaagatgaagacgatgatgaagaagaagaagagtattcGTCGCCGGTGCAATCCTTCCCGGGGCCACCGCCACCGCCGTCGGCAAATTTCGAGAAAGATCGACACTTGGTGTATTTGGAGATGATGTACGAGTTGCTTCCGTACCATTACCAATCTCAGGAGATCAATCGTCTCACCCTCGCTCACTTCATTATCTCCGGTCTTCACTTTCTCGGCGCTAGAGATCGT GTTGACAAAGATGTTGTTGCAAAGTGGGTTTTGTCCTTCCAGGCCCTGCCTAGTAACAGAGTTTCACTAAAAGATG GAGAATTTTATGGGTTCTTTGGTTCAAGGAGTTCTCAGTTTCCCATAGATGAGAATGGG GATTGTTTAACTCATAACAGTAGTCACTTGGCAAGCACTTACTGTGCATTGGCCATTCTGAAGGTCACTGGACATGATCTCTCGACCATTGACTCTGAGTTGTTATTGTTGTCCATGAAAAACCTCCAACAGGATGATGGAAG CTTCATGCCTATCCATATTGGAGGTGAAACGGATCTTCGATTTGTATATTGTGCTG CTGCAATTTGTTACATGCTGGATAATTGGAGTGGAATGGACAAAGAGAAGGCTAAGAACTACATATTAAACTGTCAG TCATATGATGGTGGCTTTGGGCTGATACCTGGTTCTGAGTCTCATG GTGGTGCTACTTACTGTGCTATTGCGTCCCTTCGGTTGATGGGATTTATTGGAGTTGATTTATTATCAAATGATTCATCCAGTTCAGTCATAAACCCTTCATTGCTTCTAAACTGGTGCCTACAG CGACAAGCCAATGATGGTGGGTTTCAAGGTAGGACTAACAAGCCGAGTGACACATGCTATGCATTTTG GATTGGAGCTGTCCTTAAACTCATAGGAGGCGATGCATTGATCGACAAAATTGCTCTACGCAAATTTTTACTGAGTTGTCAGTCCAAG TATGGTGGATTCAGTAAATTCCCAGGACAGTTACCGGACCTGTATCATTCATACTACGGTTACACGGCTTTTAGCCTCTTGGAGGAACAGAGCTTAAGTCCTCTATGTCCTGAGCTAGGGTTACCTCTTCTTGCTGCCTCGGGAATTTGA